GTGCTGGCGTCCACGGTAAAGCGTTCAACGGCGGGGCCATTTTTGGCAAAGAATTCGGTAATTAAGGCAGCATCCCTGTTCTGCGGTGTTTCAGGCGCATCGCTCTTGTTACAGGAAATAATGCTGAGAGCTGCAATCGCAGAGAGGAACAGTGGTTTTAAGGATAATGTTTTCATACTTGCTTTTGTTTGTTTGCAAGTAGATCAGCAGATGTTCCTTTTTGTTACCCCCTTATTTTAATTTTTTGTAAAAACGATCTTATCGCCGTATTTCACCTTGTATTTATCAGCAAAGCCGGCGTTGGTTTCCACTACATATTTGGCTTTCTTGAAGGAGGGGAGGCTCTCTTCAGATAAAGGGGTGGCGTATTTCTGGATGGATACGATCTCCTGGTCTGCCCCTACATACATGATATCCAATGAAATGTAGGTGTTTTTCATCCAGAAGGATTGTTCTTCCGCTTCCGCAAAGATGAACAGCATGCCCTGTGTATCCTGCATGGATTTGCGGTCCATGAGCCCCCTGGCGCGTTCTTCATCTGTTTCAGCTATCTCAATATCAATGGTTTTGATGGTATCGCCTTTTTCCTTGCCGATGAAAGAAAGTACCCCTTCTTTTTTGAAAACCGGGCCATTATCCGCTGCAGGAGCCGGAGCTGTTACGGTAGAAACAGCAGATGAGTCCGCCTGTGTGCCGGTTGGTTGGTTCTGGCAGGAAGCCATATACAGGCTGCCCCATGCAGCCAGTATGATGATCTTAAAATTCATAAATATCAGTTGAGTAATTCTTCTTCTGAAAAAACAACGTCACCATAATCCTTTATCTCATTATACACGGTATCCCGTTCTACCGGAACTCTGCCAGCCTGTTTAATGAGCATGGCCAGTTGTGCGGTGTTCATGGAAGGGTTCTGTTCTTCTGAACCTGCCATGGAATAGATCTTGGTGGTGTCATCGATAGTGCCATCCAGATCGTTCACCCCAAAGGAAAGGGTGAGCTGTGCGGTATTCCTTCCCAGCATAGGCCAATAGGCTTTCAGGTGAGGGAAGTTATCCATGTACAACCTGGCAACGGAATACATCTTGAGGTCTCCCACAATGGTGGATTCCGGTATATGTGCCATGTCGTTCTGTTTGTTGCGGAACTTCAGGGGAATGAAGGTATTGAACCCGCCTGTTTCATCCTGCAGCTGGCGGAGGCGCTCCATATGATCTATGCGGTGCCAGTATTCTTCAATATGGCCATAGAGCATGGTAGCGTTGGAATGCATACCCAGTTTATGGGCAATGCGGTGAATTTCCAGCCAGCCGTCTCCGTCCACTTTATCGTGGCAGATCTGGTTGCGGATATCAGGATGGAAGATCTCTGCGCCGCCACCCGGTAAGGACTGCAGGCCGGCTTCATGCATTTTTTTCATGCCTTCTTCCGTGCTGAGTTTTGCTTTGCGGAACATATAGTCCAGCTCTACCGGTGTGAAACCTTTCACATGCAGGTCAGGGCGGTGTGCCTTGATCTTTTGCATGAGTTCAATAAAGAAATCCAGGTTCATTTTGGGATGTACGCCACCTACAATGTGTACTTCTGTAACAGGCTGGCTATCGTACTTCTTTACAATGTCCAGCATCTGGTCGATGCTAAGTTCCCAACCTTCTTCACGGTTTTTGTATAACCTGGAATAAGAGCAGAATTTGCAGGTAAATACGCAAACGTTGGTAGGTTCTATATGAAAATTACGGTTGAAGTAGGTTTTGTTGCCATGTTTCCTTTCTCTTACATGGTTGGCCAGTGCACCGAGTACGCCGATATCTCCTTTCTCAAACAGCGTTACGCCGTCTTCCTGCGTAAGCCTTTCCTGTTGCAAAACTTTGTCAGCGATCCGGCGTATATCCTTGTCCAGAGAAGCGGCATTGAGTATGGTCAGTAGTCCCGGCTGTGTTGCTATGGTCGTCGTCATTTTGCTTTCACTATTTTATAAGTCCTCACCTGTTGCGTGTAAAACAACTTCACAAAGTAAACACCATTTGCCCCATTTACCAAATCAATTGTCACCCTGTTACCCACGCGGGCTAACGGTTGCTGCTGATATACAAGCCTTCCCGAGGCATCAAAAAGAGCAATGCCCAGCAGGTCTTCCGGCCAGGTGCTGAACTCAACATAAAACTGCCGGCTGAAAGGATTGGGCCATATAAGAATGCCTTTATCCCGGAGGGTGCTGTTCACATCCTTTTTGAAGATATTGACCTGGTCTATATACACATTGTTCTCGTAATTGGTGGTATTGCGGAACACTACCCTGAATTGCTTATTCCGGATAAAAGGGGTAAGGTCTACCGTGTCCGTACGCCATTCGCTGGCGGCAGGAACAAATTCCTGGGTGGTAGGGATGGTCCTGGTAACCAGCGAGCTGCCCCATTTCTTATAACCGGTGGGAATGAATGTTTTACCACAGTCCGTTGTCAGCAATACTTCCAGTGTATCCCAGGGATTATTGGGCATGCCAACAGGACTGGCAGTAGCAGCGGCGAGGTCAAAAGAGAGGAAGATAGAGTCTGCATTGGCAGCATCTACTATCGGGCCAAGCAGGTCATCTATTTCATCATTGCGGGCATAGCCGAGGTTGCGCATCAATGCAGCACCGGCGCTGCCTTTGCTGCCAATGGTGGAACGCTCCCAGGTAAAGCTCCTGTCAGGATTTGAGATACTGAATCCGGCAGGAGGGAAGAGCGTATTATCAAAGTTTTCTGTAAATGGTATGCTTACTTCACGGCGGTAGCTGAAGTTCACAGCCGTCGTATCATTATCCGGCTGATCGTCTGCTGCGCCGTTTGGTTGAACGGTATATGCTTTTAAGGTGGAATTGCCTTCCCCGGCCGTAAGAACAGGGAGGGTAACTTCTGTTTGCTGCAGCATGGTGAGGCTGCCCGTCCAGCTGTAATTTACCGGTGTACCGCCGTTGATGGTGTAACGGATGGTTACGCTGGTGAGCGTTTCAGATCCGCGGTTCTTTAAAGTCACAACGGGTGTTTGTCCTGCTTCGCAGAGATAACCCTGCGGTTTGGCTATTGCAGTAATGCCGGCGTCTTTCGTTTTCAGGTTCACAGGGGTGCAGCCGTCTGAAGTGATCAGGGAAGCCCTTTGTGCATCTATCGCATTCCGCATACGGTCTGTTTGCCCTGTGGTGAAAAGGTACATGCAGGCATCATTCACATAATCCATGTAATTCATGAACATGATACCGGGAGCAACGTTGGTGCAATTGTCCAGCTGCGGGAAAGCGGGGCAGTTGTAGGTGTGATCGCTCTGCAGGGGCGTATCGTCCACGCCGTCATCCTGTGTACAACCACCATTATCATCAGCCCAGGTATGTTTCAGTCCAAAGAAGTGCCCTATTTCATGCGTCAGCGTGCGGCCCAGGTTAAAGGGAGCCTGTGCGCTGCCCATTCTGCCAAAGGCCCTGTAATCCACTACCACGCCATCTTCTGCAGTAGGGAATATATTGCCGGGAGGGGTGGCTACGCCCAGGTAATCACTGGCCAGGTCACATACCCAGATGTTCAGGAAGCGGGTGTTATCCCAGCCGGGCGCACCGCCGGAACTGGTATATTTTACTTCACTGGCGCTGCTATTCACTGAAAAGGCAGCATGTGTAGTGGTGGTGCGGGTGATACCGGAAGAAGGGTCCCCGTCCGGCGTACGTACGGCCAGGCAGAACTGGATCTGCGGGTTGCCTGTCCGGGCCTGCCATACGGCTGGTACTTTATTGATATCTGTATTAGCGGCCAGGTAATCCAGGTTAAGTGCTGCCAGCTGGTCCAGGATCTGCTGGTCTGTTACCTGGGAAGGGTTGGGTAATACAACATGTACTACTACGGGGATATTGATGAGCGGATTTACACGGAAGAGCCTGTTGTCCGGTCTTTTCTTCTGAAGGTCCAGTTCTATAGCCTGCATCCTTTTTGCCAGTTTGGGTTGTGCCGCCAGCTTTTGTGCCAGCACTTCCGCAGTACCACATTTGCGTTGGGCAAAGCTTCCAAAACCTAAGAAAACGAATATGGAGATCAGGGTAAAGTTACGCAAGTTGTGTTCATTATAGGTGATAGTGAATAGTATATGCAAAAAATGCACGGTTTTCCTTCCTGTAAATGTACTCACACTAGGCGAAATCTGCGTTATTTTTCGATTAACGGACTGTTTTTCCGGTTGAATGATCAGGATAAGGCGCCGGCTATGCAACCACACATCAAACAGGCGATGGTGCCACCTATCAGGGCCCTTACGCCGAGTTCCGTGAGGTTCTTCCGCTGATTGGGTGCCAGCTGGCTGATCCCCCCGATCTGGATGCCTATAGAAGCAAAGTTGGCAAAACCGCAAAGTGCATAGGTAGCGATCAGTAACGACTTGGGATTGGTGATCAGGTTAGCGGCCTTCATCTCTCCCAGGGATTTATAGGCCAGGAATTCATTCAGGATGGTTTTTTCACCTAATAACTGGCCGATGCTGAGCATATCCTGCGAGGGTACGCCAATGATCCAGGCAATAGGGGAGAACACATACCCCAGGATCAGTTGCAGGGATAATTCCTTATACCTTCCCCCGCTGATGGCATTGATCTCCGCATTCAGGTTGGTTTGATCACCTACCCATCCCAGCATGGCATTCAGCACATACATCATAGCGGTAAAAACAATCAGCATAGCGCCTACATTCACGGCGAGTTTCAACCCGTCTGTAGTACCCAGCGAAAGGGCATCAAGGAAGTTATCGCCCAGTTTTTCTTTCGGTATCTTCAGTTCCTTGGAGATCAGGTGTTCCTTTGTTTCCGGGAATAATATTTTAGAGCAAACGATGGCGGCAGGCGCACTCATAATGCTCTGGCTGAGCATGTGTAAGGCAAAATATTCCTGCTGTGTTACATCCGTTCCTCCCAGCATACCAACATAGGCAGCCATTACGCTACCCGCGGTGTTGGCCATACCACCGATCATAATGCAAAGGATCTCAGAGCGGCTCATGCCTTCCAGGTAAGGGCGGATCATCAGCGGCGCTTCCGTTTGGCCCAGGAAAATATTAGCGGCGGTAGAGAGACTTTCAGCACCGGAGATCTTCAGTTTATTCAGGAGATAAGCAAAGATGTATACGATCTTTTGCAGGATGCCCAGGTAGTAAAGAATGGAAGAAAGCGCTGCAAAAAAAATGATGTTCGGTAATACCTGCACCGCAAAAATATAAGCCCAGTTACCGCTGGCATCTGCCAGTGCGCCGAACATGAATTCTGTACCGGCATGACTGTTATTGATCAGCGCCACAAAAGAACTGGATACGGAAGAAAGAACGCTGCGGAATATTTCAGGATTACATAAACGCGTAAATACACAAACAGCCAAAAGGATGCAGGCGGTGAGGATGGTCCATTTCAGCAATTCCAGAGAGCGCTTCTGCAGTATTTTGATCATGGCAACAATGGGCACAAGACCTATTGTAAATGCAATGGCCGGAAAAGCATACTGATGGCTGCGGATGATACCAAAATAGAAACCTGCCAATCCTGCCAGTGCCAGCAGCCAGCTCAGTGCATCTTTGGGCAGATCAAAACCTTCCTGCTGTTTCCTGCGGAAACGGTTATAGGTGAAGATCAATACCATGATGATGAAGAGCTCCCAGAAAACGGGTTGCCCGCCGGCCTGGGTGTTGAGTACGCCCATAGCAAACATAACCTGTGCAAAGATGCCCAGCCCTACCAGTTTCCAGTTAATGGCTTTTCGATTATTGCTTAGCAGATAACAAACCAGGATAAGAAAGAACATTCCCAGGAATCCACGGGTAAGATTTTCCCAATGTAGCATGCATTAACAGGTTTGGTTGTGAGGTTGCATATTATAGAGCAAAATAAGGGAAAGTAGCCATATGAAGAGAAAAAGGTGTGCAATTTATTTGATAATGCGGCGGTGTTATATGAAAATTAATATTATATAGTTAACTTGCGCCAGATTTTTCAATAATTCCCGAGTGGCCTTTACCCTTACCTAAGTATGTTAAGATTCAACCGTTTGTTTATCTGCCTATGCGTACTCTTTATTCCCGGTATAGCAACCGCACAAACTGCAGGATTCCTGGCACCGGATACGGTCTGCGTTAATGAGCCCATCAATCTTCAGAATACTTCTGCCGGCATTACCAATTACTTATGGAACTTTTGTTCCGGTACGGTATATAGTGCGCCTCAACTAACCAACCTTGGCAATCCGGGAGGTAATTTTACTGACCCGGTATTCTCTGCTATCGCCAAAGAAGGGAATAACTACTATGTGTTTGTAGTCAATAATACGCATCGGGACCTGGTAAGACTTGATTTCGGCAGCAGTTTGCTGAATACGCCAACGTCCATCCGTCTGCCGAACCTGGTACCGCCCAGCGGGGAAGGTATCCAGATCGTGCAGGATGCTGCAGGCTGGCATGCAATCATTGTAGGAGGAACCGTGGCACAGGGTTCAAGGATTGTGCGGGTAGATTTCGGAGCTTCTCTGGCTAATAATGCACCCACCGTTACCAACTGGGGGAATATAGGAGGTATGGCTTATCCTACAGATCTGTATATTTTCCAGGAAGGAGGCAGGTATTATGGCTTCACCAATAACTTTCAAGACGCCACCATTACCCGGCTGGATTTTGGAACTGACTTCAGCAATCCGCCAACGGGTTTTAACATGGGTAACTTCGGTGGTTTGATGAACAGACCTTCCGGTATTTTTGCGGTGCAGGAAAACGGCAACTGGTACCTGCTCGTAACCAATGAAGGTTCCAATAAACTGGTGCGGTTAAATTTCGGGCCTTCGCTGCTGAATAACACGCCCACTGCGGTAGACCTTGGTAATCCCGGAAATGTATTTAACCATCCCCGGGATATCAGTGTTGTGAAAGAGTGCGGCCAAACGATGGCTGTAGTGGTGAATGGTATCCTCAATGGTACTCCCTCTATTTCCCGCCTGAACTTTGCGGGTGGGGTAGCTGGAACACCCAGTGGTACTGACCTGGGTAATCCGGGATCAACACTCGCT
This DNA window, taken from Chitinophaga niabensis, encodes the following:
- a CDS encoding M43 family zinc metalloprotease, which produces MHILFTITYNEHNLRNFTLISIFVFLGFGSFAQRKCGTAEVLAQKLAAQPKLAKRMQAIELDLQKKRPDNRLFRVNPLINIPVVVHVVLPNPSQVTDQQILDQLAALNLDYLAANTDINKVPAVWQARTGNPQIQFCLAVRTPDGDPSSGITRTTTTHAAFSVNSSASEVKYTSSGGAPGWDNTRFLNIWVCDLASDYLGVATPPGNIFPTAEDGVVVDYRAFGRMGSAQAPFNLGRTLTHEIGHFFGLKHTWADDNGGCTQDDGVDDTPLQSDHTYNCPAFPQLDNCTNVAPGIMFMNYMDYVNDACMYLFTTGQTDRMRNAIDAQRASLITSDGCTPVNLKTKDAGITAIAKPQGYLCEAGQTPVVTLKNRGSETLTSVTIRYTINGGTPVNYSWTGSLTMLQQTEVTLPVLTAGEGNSTLKAYTVQPNGAADDQPDNDTTAVNFSYRREVSIPFTENFDNTLFPPAGFSISNPDRSFTWERSTIGSKGSAGAALMRNLGYARNDEIDDLLGPIVDAANADSIFLSFDLAAATASPVGMPNNPWDTLEVLLTTDCGKTFIPTGYKKWGSSLVTRTIPTTQEFVPAASEWRTDTVDLTPFIRNKQFRVVFRNTTNYENNVYIDQVNIFKKDVNSTLRDKGILIWPNPFSRQFYVEFSTWPEDLLGIALFDASGRLVYQQQPLARVGNRVTIDLVNGANGVYFVKLFYTQQVRTYKIVKAK
- a CDS encoding DUF192 domain-containing protein, with protein sequence MNFKIIILAAWGSLYMASCQNQPTGTQADSSAVSTVTAPAPAADNGPVFKKEGVLSFIGKEKGDTIKTIDIEIAETDEERARGLMDRKSMQDTQGMLFIFAEAEEQSFWMKNTYISLDIMYVGADQEIVSIQKYATPLSEESLPSFKKAKYVVETNAGFADKYKVKYGDKIVFTKN
- the mqnE gene encoding aminofutalosine synthase MqnE, whose translation is MTTTIATQPGLLTILNAASLDKDIRRIADKVLQQERLTQEDGVTLFEKGDIGVLGALANHVRERKHGNKTYFNRNFHIEPTNVCVFTCKFCSYSRLYKNREEGWELSIDQMLDIVKKYDSQPVTEVHIVGGVHPKMNLDFFIELMQKIKAHRPDLHVKGFTPVELDYMFRKAKLSTEEGMKKMHEAGLQSLPGGGAEIFHPDIRNQICHDKVDGDGWLEIHRIAHKLGMHSNATMLYGHIEEYWHRIDHMERLRQLQDETGGFNTFIPLKFRNKQNDMAHIPESTIVGDLKMYSVARLYMDNFPHLKAYWPMLGRNTAQLTLSFGVNDLDGTIDDTTKIYSMAGSEEQNPSMNTAQLAMLIKQAGRVPVERDTVYNEIKDYGDVVFSEEELLN
- a CDS encoding NupC/NupG family nucleoside CNT transporter; this translates as MLHWENLTRGFLGMFFLILVCYLLSNNRKAINWKLVGLGIFAQVMFAMGVLNTQAGGQPVFWELFIIMVLIFTYNRFRRKQQEGFDLPKDALSWLLALAGLAGFYFGIIRSHQYAFPAIAFTIGLVPIVAMIKILQKRSLELLKWTILTACILLAVCVFTRLCNPEIFRSVLSSVSSSFVALINNSHAGTEFMFGALADASGNWAYIFAVQVLPNIIFFAALSSILYYLGILQKIVYIFAYLLNKLKISGAESLSTAANIFLGQTEAPLMIRPYLEGMSRSEILCIMIGGMANTAGSVMAAYVGMLGGTDVTQQEYFALHMLSQSIMSAPAAIVCSKILFPETKEHLISKELKIPKEKLGDNFLDALSLGTTDGLKLAVNVGAMLIVFTAMMYVLNAMLGWVGDQTNLNAEINAISGGRYKELSLQLILGYVFSPIAWIIGVPSQDMLSIGQLLGEKTILNEFLAYKSLGEMKAANLITNPKSLLIATYALCGFANFASIGIQIGGISQLAPNQRKNLTELGVRALIGGTIACLMCGCIAGALS